The Agromyces sp. LHK192 genome includes a window with the following:
- a CDS encoding oxygenase MpaB family protein has product MRIGRSHRRLHDLERLDPATDYEHIGRVVGTLEFPWDLQQALSFALFRTYAVPTIGGLLYDTGEFEHRAQKRHDDTVLILDAVAVDGLESDDGRAAVRAMNRMHGHYDISNDDMRYVLSTFVVTPIRWIAAYGWRRQSRVEVDAAVHYYVRLGRLMGIRDLPETYEAFADLMDAYEREHFRPDRRTRVVADSTLDLLTTFYPRPMRRVIRGFSIAILDPHLREALGYPAPSRLARGASVGALKLRGRVVSLLPARRRPQYARDLKRIRSYPGGYLVEQLGTFA; this is encoded by the coding sequence ATGCGCATCGGACGCAGCCACCGGCGGCTGCACGACCTCGAACGGCTCGACCCGGCGACCGACTACGAGCACATCGGCCGCGTCGTCGGCACGCTCGAGTTCCCGTGGGACCTGCAGCAGGCGCTGAGCTTCGCGCTGTTCCGTACCTATGCCGTGCCGACGATCGGCGGCCTGCTGTACGATACCGGCGAGTTCGAGCACCGCGCGCAGAAGCGTCACGACGACACCGTGCTGATCCTGGACGCGGTCGCCGTCGACGGGCTCGAGTCCGACGACGGGCGCGCGGCGGTCCGGGCGATGAACCGGATGCACGGGCACTACGACATCTCCAACGACGACATGCGGTACGTGCTGTCGACGTTCGTCGTCACGCCGATCCGGTGGATCGCGGCGTACGGCTGGCGCAGGCAGTCGCGCGTCGAGGTCGACGCCGCCGTGCACTACTACGTCAGGCTCGGCAGGCTCATGGGCATCCGCGACCTCCCCGAGACGTACGAGGCGTTCGCCGACCTGATGGACGCCTATGAGCGCGAGCACTTCCGCCCCGACCGGCGGACCCGGGTCGTCGCGGACTCGACGCTCGACCTGCTCACCACGTTCTACCCGCGGCCGATGCGTCGCGTCATCCGGGGCTTCTCGATCGCGATCCTCGATCCGCACCTGCGCGAGGCGCTCGGGTATCCGGCGCCGTCGCGGCTCGCGCGCGGGGCATCCGTCGGTGCCCTCAAGCTGCGCGGACGGGTGGTCTCGCTGCTTCCCGCGCGACGGAGGCCGCAGTACGCGCGCGACCTGAAGCGCATCCGCAGCTACCCCGGCGGATACCTCGTGGAGCAGCTCGGCACGTTCGCGTGA
- a CDS encoding alpha/beta fold hydrolase — protein sequence MNAYRFLLISGAGLPAWIWEPTSRLVGAEQCVVAPRSAVQAAVLSDHVASALEAAPADRFVVVAHSAGGAIAAALAATAPDRVAGILGVSAVVPAPGRSFLGSLPVPARFVLGAAMRIAGTRAPATAIRAGVAAGLPPATADRIVTDVVAESSSVLRGRVPRIPDGIARGFVLTAADRELPQRMQERSADVLDATWRRTLPTGHLPMLEAPEALAEAMISFAARLEAADREPFTALR from the coding sequence ATGAACGCATACCGATTCCTGCTCATCAGCGGCGCCGGCCTTCCCGCGTGGATCTGGGAGCCGACCTCGCGACTCGTCGGCGCCGAGCAGTGCGTGGTCGCGCCGCGCTCCGCCGTCCAGGCGGCGGTGCTGTCCGATCACGTGGCCTCGGCTCTGGAGGCCGCGCCCGCCGACCGTTTCGTGGTCGTCGCCCACTCCGCCGGGGGCGCCATCGCCGCCGCGCTCGCCGCGACCGCGCCCGACCGGGTCGCGGGCATCCTCGGGGTCTCGGCCGTGGTCCCGGCGCCCGGCCGTTCATTCCTGGGGTCGCTGCCGGTGCCGGCACGATTCGTGCTCGGCGCCGCGATGCGCATCGCCGGCACCCGTGCGCCGGCGACGGCGATCCGCGCGGGCGTCGCGGCGGGCCTGCCGCCGGCGACGGCGGACCGCATCGTCACGGACGTCGTCGCCGAATCGTCCTCGGTCCTGCGCGGCCGGGTCCCTCGGATCCCCGACGGGATCGCGCGCGGGTTCGTCCTGACGGCCGCGGACCGCGAGCTGCCGCAGCGGATGCAGGAACGCAGCGCCGACGTGCTCGACGCGACGTGGCGCCGGACCCTTCCGACCGGACACCTGCCCATGCTCGAGGCACCCGAGGCGTTGGCCGAGGCGATGATCTCGTTCGCCGCGCGACTCGAAGCGGCCGACCGAGAGCCGTTCACGGCGCTCCGGTGA
- a CDS encoding YafY family protein encodes MNRTDRLYALREALRRAGAQGRTADDLAARFEVSTRTIKRDISALQHAGFPVWSQPGPGGGYTVDGSATLPPVSLTPPEVSGLAAALAGRRGHPFEGDAHAALDKLLNVLDPTSRRRASALASRIWVDAPALEADAGVRRAVEQAIASGSAMSVRGEDDRGHLVESTVDPVILAFTRGAWFLVAWRRDRDRATWLRLDRIERASVLAERARDIPASAIGAPPATAAPIDLG; translated from the coding sequence ATGAATCGCACGGATCGCCTCTACGCCCTCCGCGAGGCCCTGCGGCGCGCCGGAGCCCAGGGCCGCACGGCCGACGACCTCGCCGCCCGATTCGAGGTCTCGACGCGCACCATCAAGCGCGACATCTCCGCGCTCCAGCACGCCGGGTTCCCCGTCTGGTCGCAGCCCGGGCCCGGCGGCGGGTACACCGTCGACGGGTCGGCGACCCTTCCGCCGGTCTCCCTGACACCGCCCGAGGTCTCCGGACTCGCCGCGGCGCTCGCCGGCCGACGGGGCCACCCGTTCGAAGGCGATGCCCACGCCGCCCTCGACAAGCTGCTGAACGTGCTCGATCCGACGTCTCGACGACGGGCCTCGGCGCTCGCGAGCCGGATCTGGGTCGACGCGCCGGCCCTGGAGGCCGACGCCGGAGTGCGACGTGCCGTCGAGCAGGCGATCGCCTCGGGCAGCGCCATGTCGGTTCGCGGCGAGGATGACCGCGGGCACCTGGTCGAGAGCACCGTGGACCCCGTCATCCTCGCGTTCACCCGGGGTGCCTGGTTCCTCGTCGCGTGGCGCCGCGACCGCGACCGGGCCACCTGGCTCCGGCTCGACCGGATCGAGCGCGCGAGCGTGCTCGCCGAACGGGCCCGGGACATTCCGGCCTCGGCGATCGGAGCTCCGCCGGCCACAGCGGCACCGATCGACCTCGGGTGA
- a CDS encoding SRPBCC family protein — MAKIFADVDVDVPVRVAYDQWTQFERFPEFLDFVESIEQVDDTHTHWVVEIGGATREFDAVITEQHPDERVAWNSTGGDENHAGVVTFHKLDDSTTRVAVQLDWQPTGLLEQAGAVFGVDDHAIKKDLQNFKRFIEERGTETGAWRGDVEA; from the coding sequence ATGGCCAAGATCTTCGCCGACGTCGACGTGGACGTTCCCGTGCGCGTCGCCTACGACCAGTGGACGCAGTTCGAGCGGTTCCCCGAGTTCCTCGACTTCGTGGAGTCGATCGAGCAGGTCGACGACACGCACACGCATTGGGTCGTCGAGATCGGCGGCGCGACGCGCGAGTTCGATGCCGTGATCACCGAGCAGCACCCGGATGAGCGCGTGGCGTGGAACAGCACCGGCGGCGACGAGAACCACGCCGGCGTCGTCACGTTCCACAAGCTCGACGACTCGACCACCCGGGTCGCCGTCCAGCTCGACTGGCAGCCGACCGGTCTGTTGGAGCAGGCGGGCGCGGTGTTCGGCGTCGACGATCACGCGATCAAGAAGGACCTCCAGAACTTCAAACGGTTCATCGAGGAACGCGGCACCGAGACGGGCGCCTGGCGCGGCGACGTGGAGGCCTGA
- a CDS encoding SDR family oxidoreductase — translation MAATEDPTTRYDDGPFPEQHQEQPGLTDETVPTPDHGEDTYVGHGLLTGRKALITGGDSGIGRAVAIAFAREGADVAIAFLPEEQQDAAETARLVEAEGRTAVLLPGDLREEAWNAVVVERTVDALGGLDLLVLNAAYQAEREHLADVTTDEFDRVMKTNLYSPFWLTRAAEPLLPAGASIIVTTSIQGYQPSPDLFDYAMTKAALVAFVEALAQKLGERGIRVNGVAPGPIWTPLIPATGWTEKVQKFGQDTPLGRAGQPAELAGAYVYLASEAASYVTGAILPVTGGKPL, via the coding sequence ATGGCCGCCACCGAAGACCCGACCACGCGCTACGACGACGGCCCGTTCCCCGAACAGCACCAGGAGCAACCGGGGCTCACCGACGAGACTGTGCCCACACCCGATCACGGCGAGGACACCTACGTCGGCCACGGCCTGCTGACCGGGCGGAAGGCGCTGATCACCGGCGGCGACTCGGGCATCGGGCGCGCCGTGGCGATCGCGTTCGCCCGCGAGGGCGCCGACGTCGCGATCGCGTTCCTCCCCGAGGAGCAGCAGGATGCCGCGGAGACGGCGCGCCTCGTCGAAGCGGAAGGCCGCACCGCCGTGCTGCTCCCCGGCGACCTGCGGGAAGAGGCCTGGAACGCCGTCGTCGTCGAGCGCACCGTCGACGCGCTCGGCGGCCTGGACCTGCTCGTGCTCAACGCGGCGTACCAGGCCGAGCGGGAGCACCTCGCCGACGTCACGACCGACGAGTTCGATCGGGTCATGAAGACGAACCTCTATTCGCCCTTCTGGCTGACACGCGCGGCCGAGCCGCTGCTGCCCGCCGGCGCGTCGATCATCGTCACGACGTCGATCCAGGGGTACCAGCCGTCGCCGGACCTCTTCGACTACGCGATGACCAAGGCCGCGCTGGTCGCGTTCGTCGAAGCGCTCGCGCAGAAGCTGGGCGAGCGCGGCATCCGGGTGAACGGCGTCGCGCCGGGACCGATCTGGACGCCGCTCATCCCGGCGACCGGGTGGACCGAGAAGGTGCAGAAGTTCGGTCAGGACACACCGCTCGGCCGGGCCGGACAGCCCGCCGAGCTCGCCGGCGCGTACGTCTATCTGGCATCCGAAGCGGCCAGCTACGTCACCGGTGCGATCCTTCCGGTGACCGGCGGCAAGCCGCTGTGA
- a CDS encoding alcohol dehydrogenase catalytic domain-containing protein translates to MRALTWQGTGKVSVEAVPDPRIEEPTDAIIRITSTAICGSDLHLYNVLGPFLAKGDILGHEPMGVVEEVGPAVRRVAVGDRVVVPFVIACGECHMCRRGLTTQCETTQNRQTDTGADLYGYTELYGSVPGGQAEYLRVRLADGNAYVVGRELPDDRYLFLSDILPTAWQGVQYANLPEGGTLAVLGLGPVGQFAARIGRHLGHRVLAVDPVPERREMAQRHGVQTFDLVDDVADLLRDLTDGRGPEGVVDAVGMEAHGNPGVEFVQKAVGILPDAAAKPLMQKAGVDRLAALHLALDLVQRGGTVSLSGVYAGAADPMPFISMFDKQVTLRMGQCNVHRWRDELLPLVEDPADPLGVEDLVTHRVPLDRAPELYDTFMKKEDGCIKVVLEP, encoded by the coding sequence ATGAGAGCACTCACGTGGCAGGGAACCGGCAAGGTCAGCGTCGAAGCCGTGCCGGACCCGCGGATCGAGGAACCGACCGACGCGATCATCCGCATCACCTCGACCGCGATCTGCGGATCGGACCTGCACCTCTACAACGTCCTCGGCCCGTTCCTCGCGAAGGGCGACATCCTCGGGCACGAGCCGATGGGCGTCGTGGAGGAGGTCGGGCCGGCGGTCCGGCGCGTCGCCGTGGGCGACCGCGTCGTCGTCCCCTTCGTCATCGCGTGCGGCGAGTGCCACATGTGCCGTCGCGGCCTCACCACGCAGTGCGAGACGACGCAGAACCGGCAGACCGACACCGGTGCCGACCTCTACGGCTACACCGAGCTGTACGGTTCGGTCCCGGGCGGGCAGGCGGAGTACCTGCGGGTGCGCCTGGCCGACGGGAACGCGTACGTGGTCGGCAGGGAGCTTCCCGACGACCGGTACCTCTTCCTCAGCGACATCCTGCCGACCGCCTGGCAGGGCGTGCAGTACGCGAACCTGCCGGAGGGCGGTACGCTCGCCGTGCTCGGGCTCGGGCCCGTCGGGCAGTTCGCAGCCCGGATCGGACGGCACCTCGGTCATCGTGTCCTCGCCGTCGATCCGGTGCCCGAGCGGCGCGAGATGGCCCAGCGGCACGGCGTGCAGACCTTCGACCTCGTGGACGACGTGGCCGACCTGCTGCGCGACCTCACGGACGGTCGCGGCCCCGAGGGCGTCGTCGACGCCGTCGGCATGGAGGCGCACGGCAACCCCGGCGTCGAGTTCGTGCAGAAGGCGGTCGGCATCCTTCCGGATGCCGCCGCGAAGCCGCTCATGCAGAAGGCCGGGGTGGATCGGCTCGCGGCGCTGCACCTCGCGCTCGATCTCGTGCAGCGCGGCGGCACGGTGTCGCTCAGCGGTGTCTACGCGGGCGCGGCCGACCCGATGCCGTTCATCTCGATGTTCGACAAGCAGGTGACGCTGCGGATGGGGCAGTGCAACGTGCACCGCTGGCGCGACGAACTGTTGCCGCTGGTGGAGGACCCGGCCGACCCGTTGGGCGTCGAGGACCTCGTCACGCATCGCGTGCCGCTCGACCGCGCGCCCGAGCTCTACGACACCTTCATGAAGAAGGAGGACGGCTGCATCAAGGTCGTGCTGGAGCCGTAG
- a CDS encoding catalase yields the protein MADEQRETDPIDIPGAPAPETPSPEEATTPRPPLPPKPDQRGPERRTPTGALTDVPPEAVAQQGAFLTTAQGARLPDTDHSLKAGPRGPVLLQDHHLREKIMHFDHERIPERAVHARGAAAHGVFEANGAAEGVTKAAFLRSGVRTRVFVRFSTVLGSRGSADTVRDTRGFATKFYTQEGVYDLVGNNIPVFFIQDAIKFPDVIHAGKPHPDREIPQAQSAHDTFWDFVSLHTEAQHHTIWNMSDRGIPRSYRMMQGFGVHTFRFENAAGETSLVKIHWRPKLGTHGLTWEEAQLLAGKDPDFHRRDLADAIESGAFPQWDLALQVMPDTPDEAFEGIDLLDPTKIVPEELAPLQVIGTMTLDANPSNYFAETEQVAFHPGHLVPGIDVTNDPLLQGRLFSYLDTQLTRLGGPNFAQLPINRPHAEVNDMLRDGMHQTAVHTGVAPYRPNSLDGGCPFHAGADDAAFIEVPAPIAESVKERRQPASFDDHFTQVRMFYRSLTPIEQAHVVEAYAFELGKCYEQPIKQRQLVALANIDAVLCAEIADLLGLPAPEPTVEVAEVADSPALRMVGDAWPIEGRTVGVVADDATDPDVLASVRRTLDEASVVPLVIAPHGGMLGGIPVQRTAHTAASVELDAIVLLAASDDRRTVRLLEEAYRHGKALGFATGAESMLARLGVEPDDAGIVTGGPDDAVGGVLRALPTHRAWDRLATVSE from the coding sequence GTGGCGGACGAGCAGCGTGAGACGGATCCGATCGACATCCCGGGGGCGCCTGCGCCCGAGACCCCGAGTCCGGAGGAGGCGACGACGCCGCGGCCGCCGCTTCCGCCCAAGCCCGACCAGCGCGGTCCGGAACGGCGGACGCCGACCGGGGCGCTCACCGACGTCCCGCCCGAAGCGGTCGCGCAGCAGGGCGCCTTCCTCACGACGGCGCAAGGGGCCCGGCTCCCCGACACCGACCACTCGCTGAAGGCCGGCCCGCGCGGACCGGTGCTGCTGCAGGACCACCACCTGCGCGAGAAGATCATGCACTTCGACCACGAGCGCATCCCCGAGCGGGCCGTGCACGCCCGCGGCGCCGCGGCGCACGGCGTGTTCGAGGCCAACGGCGCCGCTGAGGGCGTGACGAAGGCCGCCTTCCTCCGCAGCGGCGTTCGGACGCGCGTGTTCGTGCGGTTCTCGACGGTGCTGGGGTCGCGCGGCTCGGCCGACACCGTGCGCGACACGCGAGGGTTCGCCACGAAGTTCTACACCCAGGAGGGCGTCTACGACCTCGTCGGCAACAACATCCCGGTGTTCTTCATCCAGGACGCGATCAAGTTCCCCGATGTCATCCACGCCGGGAAGCCGCATCCCGACCGGGAGATCCCGCAGGCGCAGTCGGCGCACGACACGTTCTGGGACTTCGTGTCGCTGCACACCGAAGCGCAGCACCACACGATCTGGAACATGTCCGACCGCGGCATTCCCCGCTCGTATCGCATGATGCAGGGTTTCGGCGTCCACACGTTCCGGTTCGAGAACGCCGCAGGCGAGACCTCGCTCGTGAAGATCCACTGGCGGCCGAAACTCGGCACGCACGGCCTCACGTGGGAGGAGGCGCAACTGCTCGCGGGCAAGGACCCCGACTTCCATCGGCGAGACCTGGCCGACGCGATCGAGTCGGGCGCGTTCCCGCAGTGGGATCTCGCCCTCCAGGTCATGCCCGACACACCGGACGAGGCGTTCGAGGGCATCGACCTGCTCGACCCGACGAAGATCGTGCCCGAGGAGCTGGCGCCGCTGCAGGTGATCGGCACGATGACGCTCGACGCCAACCCCTCGAACTACTTCGCCGAGACCGAGCAGGTCGCGTTCCACCCCGGCCATCTCGTGCCCGGCATCGACGTGACGAACGACCCGCTGCTGCAGGGCCGGCTCTTCTCGTACCTCGACACCCAGCTCACCCGGCTCGGCGGGCCGAACTTCGCGCAGTTGCCGATCAACCGCCCGCACGCCGAGGTGAACGACATGCTGCGCGACGGGATGCACCAGACGGCGGTGCACACGGGGGTCGCGCCGTACCGTCCGAATTCCTTGGACGGCGGATGCCCCTTCCACGCCGGAGCCGACGACGCCGCGTTCATCGAGGTGCCCGCGCCGATCGCCGAATCGGTCAAGGAACGGCGTCAGCCTGCGAGCTTCGACGACCACTTCACGCAGGTGCGGATGTTCTACCGTTCGCTCACGCCGATCGAGCAGGCGCATGTGGTCGAGGCCTACGCGTTCGAACTCGGCAAGTGCTACGAGCAGCCGATCAAGCAGCGGCAACTGGTCGCGTTGGCCAACATCGACGCCGTGCTGTGCGCCGAGATCGCCGACCTGCTCGGCCTCCCCGCGCCCGAACCGACGGTCGAGGTCGCCGAGGTCGCCGACAGCCCGGCGCTGCGCATGGTCGGCGATGCGTGGCCGATCGAGGGTCGCACCGTCGGCGTCGTCGCGGACGACGCGACCGACCCCGACGTGCTCGCCTCGGTGCGCCGGACGCTCGACGAGGCATCCGTGGTGCCCCTGGTGATCGCGCCGCACGGCGGGATGCTCGGCGGGATTCCCGTGCAGCGCACCGCGCACACGGCCGCGAGCGTCGAGCTGGACGCGATCGTCCTGCTCGCGGCTTCCGACGATCGGCGAACCGTGCGACTGCTCGAGGAGGCGTACCGGCACGGCAAGGCACTCGGCTTCGCCACGGGGGCCGAGTCGATGCTCGCCCGCCTCGGCGTCGAGCCCGATGATGCCGGCATCGTCACGGGCGGTCCGGATGACGCGGTCGGCGGGGTGCTCCGCGCCCTGCCCACGCATCGAGCATGGGACCGTCTCGCGACGGTCTCGGAATGA
- a CDS encoding glycoside hydrolase family 65 protein has protein sequence MSRPLPWSVEPWGVGLEGLDTERLAHRESVFALSNGHLGWRGNLDEGEPCGNAGSYLNGVFEEHPMPYAESGFGYPEHGQSVINIPDGAVIRCFVDDEPLDVRRGTVRLHRQRLDFRRGVLERELEWTTPAGRSVRIESTRMVSLEHRSIGAVRLVVEAVDRPITLTVQSELIANSPLPEVHPDDRVMEALRTPLEAVSHDVVDGRASLVHRTRRSGVGVAVSMDHRATAPRGVHTETEASGDLARTTMIASLGAGDRFELVKFVGHEWSAESSPATLRDRADAAVAEADLLGWDGLVAAQRARLDEFWTCADVEVEGPLRLQQAVRFALFHIFQSAARADLRPVPGKGLSGAGYAGHTFWDFEAFVLPVLTATAPDAAREGLRWRHATLAHARRRARELHLAGAAFAWRTVDGRESSGYWPASTNAFHLDADIAAAVVHYVRATGDRAFERDAGLELLVETARLWVALGRWDDSGGFHVDGVTGPDEYSAIVDDNAFTNLMAQLNLTAAADAVRRYPAEAIALGVGDAEVEEWSAIAIAMTVPIDQRRRIPEQAAGYNAAERWHFEQTASSEYPLQEHFPYFDLYRKQVVKQADLVLALHFRHDAFTFEEKAGAFAYAESLTVRDSSLSAGPQAVIAEEVGHLGLAADYLAEAATIDLDDVRGDAEDGLHLASLAGIWTALVAGFGGLRDSDEGLRFAPRLPDAIGRLAFGVKVGGETLRLEIRPDATTYRLAGGDPITLHHFGERFELAAGPGWRMPTPPMADPGPRPTQPPGREPRSFDAAFGS, from the coding sequence ATGAGCCGGCCGCTGCCGTGGTCCGTCGAGCCGTGGGGCGTCGGCCTCGAGGGGCTCGACACCGAACGACTCGCTCACCGCGAGTCGGTCTTCGCGCTGTCCAACGGCCACCTCGGCTGGCGTGGCAACCTCGACGAGGGCGAGCCGTGCGGCAACGCGGGGAGCTACCTCAACGGCGTCTTCGAGGAGCATCCGATGCCGTACGCGGAGTCCGGATTCGGATACCCGGAGCACGGCCAGAGCGTGATCAACATCCCGGACGGCGCGGTCATCCGCTGCTTCGTCGACGACGAGCCGCTCGACGTGCGGAGGGGGACGGTGCGCCTGCACCGGCAGCGACTCGACTTCCGTCGGGGCGTGCTCGAGCGCGAACTCGAATGGACGACGCCTGCCGGAAGGTCGGTGCGCATCGAGTCCACGCGGATGGTCTCGCTCGAGCATCGCTCGATCGGTGCGGTCCGTCTGGTGGTCGAGGCGGTGGACCGACCGATCACGCTGACGGTGCAATCCGAGCTCATCGCCAACTCGCCGCTGCCCGAGGTGCATCCCGACGACCGGGTGATGGAGGCGCTGCGCACACCGCTGGAGGCGGTCTCCCATGACGTCGTCGACGGGCGCGCGTCGCTCGTGCATCGCACGCGACGCAGCGGGGTCGGCGTCGCGGTGTCGATGGATCATCGGGCCACGGCTCCGCGCGGGGTGCACACCGAGACCGAGGCATCCGGCGACCTGGCGAGGACGACCATGATCGCGTCGCTCGGGGCCGGCGATCGATTCGAACTCGTCAAGTTCGTCGGCCACGAATGGTCGGCCGAGTCGTCGCCGGCCACGTTGCGCGACCGGGCCGACGCTGCGGTCGCGGAGGCGGATCTGCTCGGCTGGGACGGCCTCGTCGCCGCGCAGCGCGCCCGCCTCGACGAGTTCTGGACCTGCGCGGACGTCGAGGTCGAGGGGCCGCTGCGGCTGCAGCAGGCCGTCCGATTCGCGCTGTTCCACATCTTCCAGTCGGCGGCTCGGGCCGATCTGCGTCCGGTGCCTGGGAAGGGCCTCTCCGGCGCGGGGTACGCCGGGCACACGTTCTGGGACTTCGAGGCCTTCGTGCTCCCCGTCCTGACCGCGACGGCTCCGGATGCCGCACGAGAGGGGCTGCGCTGGCGGCACGCGACGCTCGCGCATGCCAGGCGACGCGCCCGCGAACTCCACCTCGCCGGCGCCGCGTTCGCGTGGCGCACCGTCGACGGACGCGAGAGCTCCGGATACTGGCCCGCGAGCACCAACGCGTTCCACCTCGATGCCGACATCGCCGCGGCGGTCGTCCACTACGTGCGCGCGACGGGTGATCGCGCGTTCGAACGCGACGCGGGCCTGGAACTGCTCGTGGAGACCGCGAGGCTGTGGGTCGCACTGGGTCGCTGGGACGACTCCGGCGGGTTCCACGTCGACGGCGTCACCGGCCCCGACGAGTATTCGGCGATCGTCGACGACAACGCCTTCACCAACCTCATGGCGCAGCTGAACCTCACGGCGGCGGCGGATGCGGTGCGCCGGTATCCCGCCGAGGCGATAGCCCTCGGCGTCGGCGACGCGGAGGTCGAGGAGTGGTCGGCGATCGCGATCGCGATGACCGTCCCGATCGACCAGCGACGGCGGATCCCCGAGCAGGCGGCCGGGTACAACGCCGCCGAGCGATGGCACTTCGAGCAGACGGCGTCGTCTGAGTACCCGCTCCAGGAGCACTTCCCGTACTTCGACCTCTACCGCAAGCAGGTCGTCAAGCAGGCCGACCTCGTCCTCGCGCTCCATTTCCGGCACGACGCGTTCACGTTCGAGGAGAAGGCGGGGGCGTTCGCGTACGCCGAGTCGCTGACCGTACGCGACTCCTCGCTCTCGGCCGGTCCACAGGCGGTGATCGCCGAGGAGGTGGGCCACCTCGGACTCGCCGCGGACTATCTCGCCGAGGCTGCGACGATCGACCTCGACGACGTCCGCGGCGATGCCGAGGACGGCCTGCATCTCGCCTCGCTCGCCGGGATCTGGACCGCGTTGGTCGCCGGATTCGGGGGGCTGCGCGACAGCGACGAGGGCCTGCGTTTCGCACCGCGTCTGCCCGATGCGATCGGTCGACTCGCGTTCGGCGTCAAGGTCGGCGGCGAGACGCTTCGACTCGAGATCCGACCCGACGCCACGACCTATCGGCTCGCCGGTGGTGACCCGATCACGCTCCACCACTTCGGCGAGCGGTTCGAGCTCGCGGCCGGGCCCGGCTGGCGGATGCCAACGCCGCCGATGGCCGACCCCGGCCCGCGCCCCACGCAGCCCCCCGGACGCGAACCGCGGTCGTTCGACGCCGCCTTCGGTTCCTGA
- a CDS encoding diguanylate cyclase produces MLPRLTTCGLIAVDPLGTIVDVNQTVVDWTGSERAGLIGRPLETILTLRLPVGGPEGFRPTDATLHGGSGIVRPVVVGALDEDSAGGGMRIAVYDVSARSVFALGLQGAEAKTERGRRRLQILLNSAVGFGAIRTEVEAAELLVDVAQRAFAATFVSVHLRESDGVEQVAGVNPLQAHWPAGFGAPGSFTLASGAVLVVRSPEDADRYVPDPPMSKVYRAAGIEAAIASPIRSKGESIGSMVCYFDHPREFDEEAVPLAEALTNQAAQAIARVRLEESLRRAAMHDEVTGLPSRRLFEEDVTHAILGDFEVLAVLFIDLDGFKSVNDRLGHPAGDALLREVAHRLRGEIRDHDVLGRFGGDEFIAVAAVEAPGDADMLAERIRATVAKPYDAIPDDIAITASIGVVTVARSDGPVIVDQLVRAADHAMYEAKLAGGDRVASIDGRRSRRPAASNLSAAAQP; encoded by the coding sequence ATGCTGCCTCGACTGACGACGTGCGGCCTGATCGCGGTCGATCCGCTCGGCACCATCGTCGACGTGAATCAGACCGTCGTGGACTGGACGGGGAGTGAGCGTGCCGGGCTCATCGGTCGTCCGCTCGAGACGATCCTGACCCTGCGACTGCCGGTCGGCGGGCCCGAGGGCTTCCGGCCGACCGACGCGACCCTGCACGGCGGCTCGGGCATCGTCCGCCCGGTCGTGGTCGGGGCGCTCGACGAGGACTCCGCCGGCGGCGGCATGCGGATCGCCGTCTACGACGTCTCCGCGCGCTCGGTGTTCGCGCTCGGCCTGCAGGGTGCCGAGGCGAAGACCGAGCGCGGTCGTCGACGGCTCCAGATCCTGCTGAACTCGGCGGTGGGTTTCGGGGCGATCCGCACCGAGGTCGAAGCCGCGGAACTGCTCGTCGACGTCGCCCAACGGGCGTTCGCGGCGACGTTCGTCTCCGTCCACCTGCGCGAATCCGACGGCGTCGAGCAGGTCGCCGGCGTGAATCCGCTCCAGGCGCACTGGCCGGCCGGGTTCGGCGCACCCGGTTCGTTCACCCTCGCGAGCGGCGCGGTGCTCGTCGTCCGCTCACCCGAGGACGCCGACCGGTACGTGCCCGATCCGCCGATGAGCAAGGTCTACCGCGCCGCGGGGATCGAAGCGGCGATCGCCTCGCCCATCCGCTCGAAGGGTGAATCGATCGGTTCGATGGTCTGCTACTTCGACCACCCGCGCGAGTTCGACGAGGAAGCCGTGCCGCTCGCCGAAGCGCTCACGAACCAGGCCGCCCAGGCGATCGCGCGGGTGCGTCTCGAGGAATCGCTGCGCCGCGCCGCCATGCACGACGAAGTGACCGGGCTGCCCAGCCGCCGCCTGTTCGAAGAGGACGTCACCCATGCCATCCTCGGTGACTTCGAGGTGCTCGCGGTCCTGTTCATCGACCTCGACGGGTTCAAGTCGGTCAACGACCGGCTGGGGCACCCCGCAGGCGACGCGCTGCTGCGCGAAGTCGCGCACCGCCTGCGGGGCGAGATCCGCGATCACGACGTGCTGGGCAGGTTCGGCGGCGACGAGTTCATCGCCGTCGCCGCCGTCGAAGCCCCCGGCGACGCCGACATGCTCGCCGAACGGATCCGGGCGACGGTCGCGAAGCCGTACGACGCCATCCCGGACGACATCGCGATCACAGCGAGCATCGGCGTCGTCACCGTCGCGAGATCGGACGGTCCCGTCATCGTCGACCAACTGGTGCGAGCCGCCGATCACGCGATGTACGAGGCGAAACTGGCGGGCGGCGACCGGGTCGCGTCGATCGACGGCCGCCGTTCCCGTCGCCCTGCCGCGTCCAACCTGAGCGCAGCCGCTCAGCCCTGA